The sequence ACAACATGGCTATCTCCTATTATTTTTATTAAGCAGCAGCATGCAGTATAGGTACAAATAAATCCATACGACGCTTAGGCCTGTGCGCGTTAGCAGCCAATACATTACATTAATTTGCTATGGCGCTAACGTGTAGCTCTTTTTTTAATCAACAAAAAACCCGCTTTAAGCGGGTTTTTTGTACGAAGAAGAACAATCAATTACTTGATTTTGCCTTCTTTGTAAATCACGTGCTTGCGGATAACTGGATCAAATTTTTTGATTTCCAGCTTATCAGGCGTTGTACGCTTGTTTTTATCTGTCGTGTAAAAGTGACCTGTACCAGCACTTGACACTAAACGGATTAAATCACGCATGGTGTTCTCCTTAAACTTTTAGGCCACGAGCGCGTAGCTCGCTCAGCACTGTGTCGATTCCGCGCTTATCAATCACGCGCATGCCTTTTGCAGATAAACGCAAACGTACAAAACGGTTTTCGGATTCAACCCAAAAACGGTGATGCTGCAAGTTTGGCAGGAAACGGCGACGGGTTTTGTTGTTGGCATGGGAAATTTTATTCCCTGTAACCGGACCCTTACCGGTTACTTGACAAACTCTTGACATATCTCAGCCCTCTAAACCACATGCTCAACCCAGCATGGGTTGGCTGCTTTAAAACGTAATTGGATTCGTAGGTGATTAAAAACATGATGGTTTTATAACCCGCATATTATTACCCAGACTTCGCTAAGGAACAACAGTAACGCAAAATAATAGTGCGAAACCTGTTCTCTTAGAATCGAGCCGTGCTTTATAGCAGAAAGCGACCAGCAGTTCAACTTTCGCTTCAGTTTTCTTCATGCCACGGTCTTGGAAAGCCTCCTCACATCCAGCCATTTTCAACCATTGATAACGGCTCACCATCTCCCACAATAAAATGATCTAAGACGCGCACATCAACCAACGCTAACGCTTCTTTTAAACGCTCAGTTAAAACTTTATCGGCTTGGCTTGGCTCAGAAACACCACTGGGGTGGTTGTGGGTCAGAATCAAAGCCGCGGCATTATTGGCTAAGGCACGTTTCACCACCTGCCTCGGATAAACACTGGCGCCATCAATGGTGCCGTAAAACAGCACTTCAAACGCCAACACACGGTGCTTGGTATCAAGAAACAAACAGGCAAAGACCTCATGCAACTCATGGCGCAACTTGGCTTTGAGAAAATCACGCACCGCTTGCGGACTTTCTAACGCCGAATCACGCTGAATGCTAGCAGCCAAATGCCGGCGCCCCATTTCCAGCACAGCTTGCAACTGTGAGTATTTTGCCGGCCCAAGCCCAAGGTGCTGGGTAAAACTATCCTGATCAGCTTCTAATATTTGCCGTAAACCACCAAAAGCCGTTAACAAATCACGCGCCAACTCAACAGCATTGCGGCCTTGAATACCGGTGCGCAAAAAAATTGCTAACAACTCAGCATCTGACAAAACCTCAACACCGTACTCCAGTAAGCGCTCACGCGGTCTCTCATTGATCGGCCAACTTTGCATACTCATAGACGAACTCCTTATCATCCAATACATGGCCAACACATTCAGCGCATCTACACTGATTTAATCCTTATGGATCAGCCACTGCCGCTCTATCAGCGGCTATGTTATCTTAGTAAAGATTTCATATTTAGCCACATTCTCTTTTTATAAATACAACTCCAGACAACAGGCAGACCCATGCAAAGGTTGTTTCAAAAACGCATTATTGTTGGCATTGGTGGCGGCATCGCTGCTTATAAAAGCGCAGAACTGGTGCGCCGTTTGCGCGATTTAGGTGCTGATGTACATGTTGTCATGACCCGCAGTGCTCGTGAATTTATTACGCCACTGACATTACAAGCGTTATCCGGCAACCCTGTGCACCTCGACTTACTGGACCCAAGCGCTGAAGCTGCGATGGGGCATATTGAGCTCGCACGCTGGGCTGATTTAGTATTGATTGCCCCCTGTACTGCTGATTTGATGGCGCGCTTAGTACAAGGCGCAGCCAATG comes from Pseudomonas sp. C27(2019) and encodes:
- the rpmG gene encoding 50S ribosomal protein L33, which encodes MRDLIRLVSSAGTGHFYTTDKNKRTTPDKLEIKKFDPVIRKHVIYKEGKIK
- the rpmB gene encoding 50S ribosomal protein L28, with product MSRVCQVTGKGPVTGNKISHANNKTRRRFLPNLQHHRFWVESENRFVRLRLSAKGMRVIDKRGIDTVLSELRARGLKV
- the radC gene encoding DNA repair protein RadC; the encoded protein is MSMQSWPINERPRERLLEYGVEVLSDAELLAIFLRTGIQGRNAVELARDLLTAFGGLRQILEADQDSFTQHLGLGPAKYSQLQAVLEMGRRHLAASIQRDSALESPQAVRDFLKAKLRHELHEVFACLFLDTKHRVLAFEVLFYGTIDGASVYPRQVVKRALANNAAALILTHNHPSGVSEPSQADKVLTERLKEALALVDVRVLDHFIVGDGEPLSMVENGWM